The region CGAAGTAAATGAAAGTGACAGTTTTAGGGTATTGGGGAGGTTATCCTTGGAACAATGAAGGGACAAGTTCTTATTTATTAGAGTCAGAGGGTTTTAGTTTATTGATAGATGCTGGAAGTAGTACGCTCAATGTTTTACAAGAACATTTGGACCCATTAACTTTGGATGCGGTTATTATTTCCCACTATCACCACGATCATATTGCTGATTTAGGTGTCCTGCAATATTATCGTCAATTGCATAACAGCACGGTAACACCAAAATTATTACCTATTTATGGTCATATGGAGGATGCTTATTTCTCAAGTCTTAGTTTGCCAGATGTCTCAAAAGGTATCGGTTATCAAGAGCATGATCGTCTTGTTATTGGTCCGTTCCGTTTAACTTTTTTACGGACTGTTCATCCAGTAGTTTGTTTCGCCATGAGGATTGAAGAAATAAAAACAGGAAAAGTTTTAGTTTATACGGCTGATTCTGGTTACTTAGCTAGTTTTAACCAGTTTGTAGCAAATGCTGATATTTTAATTGCAGATACTTATTTATTTAAAGGGAATGAACATCATCATGCTCATTTTACGTCTCATGAAGTCGGTTTGATGGCTGCTATAGGAGACGTTAAACAACTTATTTTAAGCCACTTAGCTCAAGATAAGGATTTAACTAAGCTATTGGAAGAAGCTAAGGAAGCCTCGGGAAGTAAAGTGTCAGTGTGTTTAGCAGAAAAAAATCTAACAGTTACAATTTAGGAGGAATTTATCAATGCTGTATGTACCTAATGAAGAAAGAGACCCACGTATTAATTTAGCAATCGAAACATTTTTAATGAGAGAAATGCCTTTAGAAGAACCGATCTTATTATTTTATATCAATGATCCGTCAATTATTATTGGACGGAATCAAAATACGATTGAAGAAATTAATAAAGAATATGTAGAAGAAAAGGGAATTCACGTGGTCCGTCGATTAAGCGGTGGCGGAGCTGTTTATCATGATAAAGGTAACTTAAATTTTAGTTTTATCATGCCTGATGATGGTGAATCTTTCCGTGATTTTGCTAAAGTGACGCAACCTATTATAGATGCTCTGCACGCTATGGGAGTCGAGGGTGCACAACTAAAAGGCCGGAATGATTTAGTGATTGATGATCGTAAGTTTTCAGGAAATGCGATGTATGCGACTAATGGGCGAATGTTTGCTCATGGTACTATCATGTTTGACAGTGATATCAATGAAGTTGTTAATGCCTTAAAAGTCCGCAAAGATAAGATTGAATCAAAAGGAATTAAATCAATTCGCTCACGTGTAACCAATATTAAACCATTTTTAGCTGATGAGTATCAAGGAATGACAACTATTGATTTTCGTCAAGATATTTTGTTGCGTATCTTTGGTGTAGAAAATTTAGATGAGGTTAAAACGTATACCTTAACTGAGGATGATTGGGCAAAAATCAATCAAATTTCTGATAACTATTATCGCAATTGGAATTGGAATTATGGCCGTTCGCCAGAGTTCGATTTAGTCAGACGAGAACGCTTTACGATTGGCTCGGTAGAAGCAAAAATGAATGTTTCTGGTGGGACCTTAAATGATATTAGAATTTTTGGTGATTTCTTTGGGTTAGGTGAAATTAAAGATGTAGAAGAACAATTAAAAGGAATCAAATACGATAAACCAAGTATCACAGAAGCAGTTGAAACCATTGATTTGAAAAAATATTTTGGTAATATTGAAGTAGCTGACTTAGTCAATTTGTTATATTAATTAAATTAAAACGTACTAAATGAGCTTTAAGGGCTTGCTTAGTACGTTTTTTTATTAGGAAAGGCAGTCATTATGAACAATGAATTTATGATTGCTGTGTTATAATAAATTTACGTGATAAAATTAATTAACAATAGCTTATACAAGGAGGAAACAGAAATGAATCAAGAACGTCTCGACAAAGTCATCGCCAAAATGAAAGAACGTGAAGTCCCACAGTTATTAGTATCGGACCCAGCGACTATTTTTTATTTAACAGGTAAGTGGATTCATCCTGGTGAGCGTATGTTAGTCTTAATTTTAAAAACTTCTGGGGAACACATCCTAGTCATTAATAAATTGTTCCCAATTGAAAATGATATGGGGATTAAATTAGTATCGATAGATGATACGGATGACGGTGTAGCCTGTCTCTTAAATGAATTAGACCCTAGTCAAGTCATGGGAGTAGATAAAAATTGGCCGTCACACTTCTTATTGAGATTGATGGAGCTAAGTAACGCAACAAAATTTGTGATTGGATCAGAAATCACTGATGACGTACGTGCTATTAAAACAGAAGCTGAAAAAGATTTGATGCGTGCAGCATCCAAAGATAATGATGAGGCAGTGGATCGCCTACAAGCTCTAATTAAAGAAGAATTAACAGAATTAGAGATGAGTAAAAAATTAGCAGATATTTATGATGAGTTAGGTAATTCAGGCTTCTCATTTGAGCCAATTGTGGCTTATGGTGCTAATGGAGCAGATCCGCATCATGAAACAGATGCGTCTCGGGTTAAAGAAGGCGATAGCATTATTTTAGATATTGGTGGCGTTAAAGAGGGTTATTGTTCAGATATGACGCGTACATTCTTCTATAAATCAGTGTCAGATAAGAGTCGTGAAGTTTATGAGACTGTTTTAGAAGCAAATAAGCGTGCCATTGCATTAGTTAAACCAGGCGTTAAATTTAGTGAGATCGATGCAGCAGCTCGTGATTATATTACTGAAAAAGGTTATGGCGAGTATTTTACTCACCGTACGGGTCATTTTATTGGCATTGAGTGTCATGAGGCGGGGGATGTTTCAGGTACGAATGATAACGTCGTTGAGCCGGGGATGATTTTCTCAGTAGAACCAGGTATTTATATTCCAGGAGAAGTGGGAGTTCGCATTGAAGATTTAGTTTTAGCAACAGAAGATGGTTATGAATTATTAAATCATTATCCAAAAGAGTTAACGATTGTTGGTTAATTAAAAAAGACTGTCACTAAATTGTGACAGTCTTTTTTAGATGATTTATGTAATCGGGTCCATAGACAGCCGACTCTTAAAAAAGCATCAGTGTAGGATTCGATAAGATAAAATTAATACTATTATAGTGATAAGCGTCCTTTACGACCTAAACCAACGGCATTACGCATACGTTGTAAAGTTTTTTTAGCAACTTTATTGGCTTTTTCAGCCCCTTCATTTAAAATAAGATCCAATTCATCAGAAGCAAGCAATTCTTTTTGACGTTGTTGAATAGGTTCAAGAACAGCAACGATTGCCTCGCCTAGATCAGTCTTAAACTGTCCATAACCAGAGTTCGCATAGTGCTCAGCTAACTCAGTCACGCTTTGACCAGTCATAGCTGAGAAGATAGTAAGTAAGTTAGAGATACCAGGTTTATTTTCGATATCGTACTCAATTTTACCACTAGAGTCTGTAACAGCTGATTTGATTTTTTTCCGAATGACAGTCGGGTCGTCAAGCATTGAAATATAGCCTTTAGCATTGGTATCTGATTTGCTCATTTTTTTAGTTGGATCTTGTAGACTCATGATGCGAGCGCCATGTTTTGGAATCTTAACCTCAGGTTTGACCAAAATTGGTTGTTTCTCAGAACCGTAACGAGTGTTAAAGCGATCAACAAAATCACGTGTTAATTCTAAATGCTGTTTTTGATCTTCGCCAACAGGTACTAAATTACTACCATATAAGATAATATCGGCAACCATCAGTGGTGGATAGGTTAAAAGAGCGGCACTAACACTGGTTTGTCCATTTTTTTGTGATTTATCTTTAAACTGTGTCATGCGTTCTAATTCCCCAATTGTTGTGTTACATTGAACAATCCAAGCTGCTTCAGCGTGAGCAGCTACTTCAGATTGGATGAAGATTGTGGCTTTTTTAGGATCTAAGCCAACTGCTAAATATAAAGCAGCTAAGCTAAGAGTTTGTTCTCGTAATTTTAAGCGGTCCTGTGGGACGGTGATGGCGTGTTCATCTACGACACAATAGTAACAGTTGTAGTCATCTTGTAGCGAAATAAATTGTTGCATAGCACCAATATAGTTACCGATAGTGGGAATGCCACTCGGTTGTATTCCAGAAAAAATAGTATCCATTTTAGTATCTTCCTAACATTGTTTTTTTATTAATTATACTGGAAAAAAAATTAAAAAGACAGTTGAAACGCTTAGTTATTAAAATAACACTTGATAAAAAAAACAAAATGAGAA is a window of Vagococcus intermedius DNA encoding:
- a CDS encoding MBL fold metallo-hydrolase, whose amino-acid sequence is MKVTVLGYWGGYPWNNEGTSSYLLESEGFSLLIDAGSSTLNVLQEHLDPLTLDAVIISHYHHDHIADLGVLQYYRQLHNSTVTPKLLPIYGHMEDAYFSSLSLPDVSKGIGYQEHDRLVIGPFRLTFLRTVHPVVCFAMRIEEIKTGKVLVYTADSGYLASFNQFVANADILIADTYLFKGNEHHHAHFTSHEVGLMAAIGDVKQLILSHLAQDKDLTKLLEEAKEASGSKVSVCLAEKNLTVTI
- a CDS encoding lipoate--protein ligase; this translates as MLYVPNEERDPRINLAIETFLMREMPLEEPILLFYINDPSIIIGRNQNTIEEINKEYVEEKGIHVVRRLSGGGAVYHDKGNLNFSFIMPDDGESFRDFAKVTQPIIDALHAMGVEGAQLKGRNDLVIDDRKFSGNAMYATNGRMFAHGTIMFDSDINEVVNALKVRKDKIESKGIKSIRSRVTNIKPFLADEYQGMTTIDFRQDILLRIFGVENLDEVKTYTLTEDDWAKINQISDNYYRNWNWNYGRSPEFDLVRRERFTIGSVEAKMNVSGGTLNDIRIFGDFFGLGEIKDVEEQLKGIKYDKPSITEAVETIDLKKYFGNIEVADLVNLLY
- a CDS encoding M24 family metallopeptidase, whose product is MNQERLDKVIAKMKEREVPQLLVSDPATIFYLTGKWIHPGERMLVLILKTSGEHILVINKLFPIENDMGIKLVSIDDTDDGVACLLNELDPSQVMGVDKNWPSHFLLRLMELSNATKFVIGSEITDDVRAIKTEAEKDLMRAASKDNDEAVDRLQALIKEELTELEMSKKLADIYDELGNSGFSFEPIVAYGANGADPHHETDASRVKEGDSIILDIGGVKEGYCSDMTRTFFYKSVSDKSREVYETVLEANKRAIALVKPGVKFSEIDAAARDYITEKGYGEYFTHRTGHFIGIECHEAGDVSGTNDNVVEPGMIFSVEPGIYIPGEVGVRIEDLVLATEDGYELLNHYPKELTIVG
- the trpS gene encoding tryptophan--tRNA ligase produces the protein MDTIFSGIQPSGIPTIGNYIGAMQQFISLQDDYNCYYCVVDEHAITVPQDRLKLREQTLSLAALYLAVGLDPKKATIFIQSEVAAHAEAAWIVQCNTTIGELERMTQFKDKSQKNGQTSVSAALLTYPPLMVADIILYGSNLVPVGEDQKQHLELTRDFVDRFNTRYGSEKQPILVKPEVKIPKHGARIMSLQDPTKKMSKSDTNAKGYISMLDDPTVIRKKIKSAVTDSSGKIEYDIENKPGISNLLTIFSAMTGQSVTELAEHYANSGYGQFKTDLGEAIVAVLEPIQQRQKELLASDELDLILNEGAEKANKVAKKTLQRMRNAVGLGRKGRLSL